One genomic segment of Mycolicibacterium gilvum includes these proteins:
- a CDS encoding TauD/TfdA dioxygenase family protein — translation MNATVTPISASIGVHVSGMTSSDFVTADAADMCTRLLAEHGVVVYQQAHISDADLVTFSRLLGDVVTASAGAHPDHPEISPVTMDPAKSALAGLRRSTIFWHTDGLIDEVPQKATLLTAREVADDGGDTEFANTYAAFEALPADKKAQYETYRVVHSVAASQLLLTPDPTPEQREKWNRAPSREHPLVWKHRDGRKSLLIGATAGDIVGMDHEQGRAFLDEILEWSTQPQFVLHHTWTVGDLVVWDNTGMLHRAIPYEPTSRRLMHRTTLVGEEAIA, via the coding sequence ATGAACGCCACCGTCACCCCCATCTCGGCGTCGATCGGCGTGCACGTCAGCGGAATGACGAGTTCGGACTTCGTCACCGCCGACGCCGCCGACATGTGCACGCGACTGCTGGCCGAGCATGGCGTCGTCGTCTACCAACAGGCTCACATCAGTGACGCCGACCTGGTCACGTTCAGTCGACTGCTCGGTGACGTCGTGACCGCCTCCGCCGGAGCGCATCCCGATCATCCGGAAATCTCCCCCGTGACCATGGATCCCGCCAAGAGCGCACTGGCCGGATTGCGGCGCAGCACCATCTTCTGGCACACCGACGGCCTGATCGACGAAGTCCCGCAGAAGGCCACGCTACTGACCGCACGCGAGGTCGCCGATGACGGCGGCGACACCGAATTCGCCAACACCTACGCCGCATTCGAGGCGCTGCCTGCCGACAAAAAGGCCCAGTACGAGACCTACCGCGTGGTGCACAGCGTTGCGGCATCCCAGCTACTGCTCACCCCCGACCCCACACCCGAGCAGCGGGAAAAGTGGAATCGTGCACCCTCACGCGAACATCCGCTGGTCTGGAAGCATCGCGACGGCCGCAAATCCCTGCTGATCGGCGCCACAGCCGGCGACATCGTGGGCATGGACCACGAGCAGGGCCGCGCCTTCCTCGACGAGATCCTCGAATGGTCCACCCAGCCCCAGTTCGTCCTGCACCACACGTGGACGGTGGGCGATCTGGTGGTGTGGGACAACACCGGCATGCTGCACCGCGCCATCCCGTATGAGCCCACCTCCCGCCGCTTGATGCACCGCACCACCCTGGTCGGGGAAGAGGCCATCGCGTGA
- a CDS encoding carboxymuconolactone decarboxylase family protein, producing the protein MARIEPLKPRDFPPEMRDALAALRPPNPRHEPLAATDRPKALHVLGAMAHHPDLARAYFTFNGHLLLGTTLSERHRELLVMRVAAVRKCGYEWAQHLFVARDAGLTDEEIGRIAYGPDAPFWSPLEAAMLSATDELIDPGAISETTWQTLAAELDTQQMLDLIFTVCGYDLLARMFSSLQLTIDDDIAGLMDRYHELF; encoded by the coding sequence ATGGCACGCATCGAGCCCCTCAAACCTCGCGACTTTCCACCGGAGATGCGGGATGCCCTCGCCGCACTGCGGCCACCCAACCCCCGTCACGAGCCTCTCGCCGCGACCGACCGGCCCAAGGCGCTGCACGTCTTGGGCGCCATGGCGCACCATCCGGACCTGGCCCGTGCCTATTTCACCTTCAACGGCCATCTGTTGTTGGGCACCACACTCAGCGAGCGCCACCGCGAACTGCTCGTCATGCGGGTCGCCGCCGTACGCAAGTGTGGATACGAATGGGCGCAGCATCTGTTCGTCGCACGCGACGCCGGACTGACCGATGAGGAGATCGGGCGTATCGCCTACGGTCCGGACGCCCCGTTCTGGAGTCCGCTGGAAGCGGCGATGCTGAGCGCCACCGACGAACTGATCGATCCCGGTGCGATCAGTGAGACCACCTGGCAGACACTGGCGGCTGAACTCGACACGCAGCAGATGCTCGACCTGATCTTCACCGTCTGCGGGTACGACCTGCTGGCACGAATGTTCAGCTCGCTGCAG